The genomic stretch CTAAATTGGCTATACATCCCAACGGACGCAATCCATCAGCCGGAACCTATACTAGGGGAAACCGAGCAAGGGGGAGATGAGGGGAAGGAAAACAGACCTATCATTGGCACAGAACTCAACTTAAACGAGGAAACAAGCCATGCCAATGAGCTATCAAAATCCACTAGTCAGGCCGCAGAGTTTGGTGACATCACCCAACCATCAACTCCGTCTTCGAATCCTGAGGTAAACAATCTTGCTGAACTCAACATAGTTCCTTTAGAAATCACTAACACTTACAGTGAAGGCCAAGAAGGGGACAGTGAGAAGCGGTATGAACTGCCACACAGAAGTACAAGGGGGATCCCTCCCAAAAGATACTCTCCAGATTGGAAAGGAAGGAAAACAACGTATTCAATAGCAAACATAGCTCAAAGACACCTCACAGAGATGGCCAGAGCATTCGAGGTTgccctatatgaagaagaagaaattcctcAGTCTTTCCAAGAAGCTGTTAAGcacaaacattggagagaagccatgaaaaaggaaattgatGCCCTGATCAAAAATGGAACGTGGGAAAAATGTAGTCTACCAGAAGGGAAGAAACCAGTCgggtgtagatgggtgttcaccatCAAAAGACGTGCAGATGGatcaatcgagagatataaggcGCGATTGGTGGCCAAAGGATATACTCAAGTGTATGGAAttgattacgacgagactttctccccagttgcTAAACTTGACACGATCCGGGCATTATTGTCAGTTGCAGCATGTAAGGATTGGTCGCTACATCAATTTGATGTGACAAATGCATTCCTCCATGGAGAATTAGGTGAAGAAAAGGAGGTCTATATGGCAGTTCCACCTGGATTTGAGACCGAATTTGGTTACAGGCAAGTGTGCAGATTAAAGAAAACTCTTTACGGCTTGAAGCAGTCCCCAAGAATCTTGTTTGGAAGATTTTGCCAAGCAATGGTCAAGCATGGGTTCAAACAGAGTCTTTCTGATCATACGCTTTTTACAAAAAAGAGAGGAGATAAGATAACTTGTCTCATcatctatgttgatgatatgatcaTCACAGGGGATGACacagaagaaatcaacaacctCAAGATCAATCTGTTTAAAgaatttgacatgaaagatctcGGCCCTCTAAAATACTTCTTAGGAATTGAAGTGCTCAGGTCGAATCATGGAATATTCTTAAGACAGAGAAAATATGTCCTCGACATGTTGGCAGAAACTGGCCTCTTAGATTGCAAGCCTGCTGACACACCAATGATACCGAATCATGGGCTAAAAATTGTTGAGGGAGCTGAACCTGCAGATCGAGAGAAATATCAAAGGTTAGTAAGGAAATTACTCTATCTGTCGCACACCAGGCCAGACATTGCATATGCAGTAGGAATTGTCagccagttcatgcaccaaCCACAAGAAGAACACATGAACGCAGCCTTACGAATAGTAAGATACCTCAAGGGCACAACAAATTATGGAGTGTTCTTAAGAAAAGGAAAGGACCTTGAAGTAGATGGCTATACAGATGCCGATTGGGCAAGTAATCCAGTCGATAGAAAGTCAACCGGTGGATACTTTACCTTCATCGGAGGCAACCTAGTtacttggagaagtaagaagcaaaaggttgTAGCCTTATCAAGTGCTGAAGCAGAGTTCCGAGGCATcaagagtggactcatggaGATCATATGGCTTAGGAGATTACTTACTGAGATCGGTTTTCCCCCAAACCGAAAGAGTAAGTTATTCTGTGACAATAAAGCGGCAATCAGCATATCagaaaatccagtacaacatgatcgaaccaaaCACGTTGAAGTCGATCGCCACTTCATTAAAGAAAAATTGGAAGGTGGAGTCATAGAATTCCCGTTTGTGCGATCCGAGGAACAATTGGCTGATATCCTAACCAAAGCAGTGAATCCCAGAATTTTTTTTGGCCAAGTTGAACATTGGAGataccattgctcaacttgagggggagtgtcaaaaagaagagaataacGGCTAGTACCAAGTTTCCATAACTTGGTAATTGGTATTACAATAAATGAGTGAACTTTCCTAGATACATTTAATTAGTGATAGTTCCTAGTGTAATGGTGGTATTTCCTATGGTTGTAATTCCCCTATAAAAGGGAACATGTGTAACCTATTCAAAACATAACAGAAAAATACAATCAAAACCATTCTTCTATCTTTGCCACCATGTTCTACCTCCAATACaacgcctctctcgattaccatctttaagaatAGGCACAAATATGTTgtttgagcatgctatgtggaACATAACAAGACATGCAGCATACCTGGGAGAACAAAAACATTTACTATAACTGCTTCAATCACACTGCTCAATGGTAAGAATCTTTTCTCATATATCGAATCAATTGTAATGGTATTCAATAGCTTCGCTCTCTTGtgcttcttcttcaacttggCAATAAAATCAGACTGTTTTTTCAGGGCTCCACTTCTATTTTGCTCATTCCAGGCCTAGACACACTCAGCCAAATACAGGACAGATCATGTGAATAGGTATTCTAAATTATACATGAGATCCTATTAAACTCTGCGAGTCATGACACATATCCAAGGATTCATAGCAGATGAATCGCTGCAGCATAATTTACTCGAGCTAGTAAAACTCCTTTAAATGAATAGCCACTTGGCTAGATTACAAACTTCAAAGAGACATGCTCATTCATTCGGTCACTCCATATAACTATGAAAGCAAAACATCTATACATGATTATCCTTATTGTGTTCATGATTCAGGAGATGACTACATTTAACATAGCAGCATTACCATTTTcgaagaaaaatacataaaagcAGGGGCAAAATCGGCATAAAAGTAAGAATAGCACAGAAATCAAACTAACATACCAATCTACAGCTCTGCGATAGTTCAAATGAGAGTAAAAAAGATATTCCACCAGtcaaaaacaacaacaaattcCAATTCTCTCCACTTCCTCAGAAGTGAAACCTACGTTTCTATACCgaaaactaattaaataatcGCGACCAAAATTCAAAGCAATTTTCACCAGAATTTGTAAAACACATATACCAGAGAAAGCTCGGAGAGGAGAATAGCAGGCGTCACACCGCTCGAATACGCGACGCAGGTTCTGAGAATCCGATTCGCAATCCAGCTCCAGCTCGGGCGCCGCGTGGGGTCATCCTCCTCTGAATAACCCGAGATCTCGTACAAAATTGATTTGCGCTGTCGATGAATTTGAGAAACGGATCGTCTTCTTCGATAGCATCCGATCGCTCGGTATCCATCATAGTGGACTCGTTCTCCATCATGAAGTCGCCCAGCACCTCGTCATTTGGAGAGTCCATTCTCATCAGAcctagagagaaagagaaagaggcTCGATGACCTAGTTGAAATTGAATGGCGGGTTTCTGAATTTATAGCTTCTGTTTTGGCGCGGGAGATCTTCAATTATTTATACTGAAACTTCATTTTAAATCACAAGAAGACACCTTACTTTCcgtaataataaaaaaataaaatatatccacACCCCTTTAtattaatatactccatataattaAATCTGCACTGCTTGGTTATttgatttctttctttctttctgtttagtttgatttcaattttatagtatgctttaaattaaatttatagccATCAAGTTGGGCTTTCACCTAATCAGGGTTATATACTACTAAATAATTCATTATTAAGATTCATAACTCCACAATTGTAGTatataaattgtttaaacttttatttcttgaaataaaaattgaatataaTTCATAGAAGtatattactattttatttttgtaaaaaatgatACTACTATTAGAATAAAAATACTCGTATGATATTTGTACACAGTGGTAAACAGAAAATTATAGTAGGACATTGGATCCCAAATTCCTAATTTATCACTTAATAGTACACATTTAGCACAGTTGTAAAATAAAATGGCATCATAAAATACTTACTAAAATCTGAATTGCACAAATGCTAATAGATTTTGATTAGTACTCCACTACTTTTCAATGAATTTTTTATGAAGATTTTGTGACTGCTACATTTCATTTTCAGTTTCTTTTTCTTGGAGAGAATGATCATTTTCCAAGAAAAAATcttgaagaaaaaaatattctgAAAATTGTGTAGTGCAAAATGCCAAAATCACACAAGTATACAACAAAATTTACAACTTATCTACGCTTTTCCCCCCTCCAAATTCACCATAAGCAGAGAAACCTGCAAGCTTCACTCCTTTGCCACTGCATTGGCATTATTGCCCTCTGATCTTCTCACTTTCGTGGCAGATGCACTGCTCTTCGACCAAGACGATGGTGCAAATCGAACCTCAAGATTCGAAGGATCCAACGACAATTTCTGTCGTACAAACTCATTGAGATCAAAGCCACTTCCACTCCCAGCTGCATTACCCTCACCGTTATCAGCAGAAACTCCTCCAAATTGCTCCCTTGCAACGCGTTCCTCAGTTGTTGTATCGCCTTTCTCTAAGTTGAGAAGCCTCTTTATGCTGTCTACTGCCGGATCAATGATGTCCAGGAATCCCATGATCCAAGAGGCGTCGTCCACAATCTCAGTACGCTGATGCAAAGAATCGAACATGACTGTTTGTGTCAAGGTTGGTGAAGAGAGACAAAAAAGGTGGTTGTAGTAAAAATGGCTTGCCTGCTGGAAGTAGAGGTTGCGAATTTCCTCTGCGCGTATGGAGTTGCCTTGATCTTCTTCTAGAGATGCCCACGTCATCCATGTGACGTAGCTTTGGGAGTTTATGTTGAGGGAAGATCTGAATAGTCTCCTTGCTGCTGATAGATTGCCAACTCTTTGTTCCAAGACACCCCAAGCCTGAGGTGGAGCAAGTGTATCTTAAGAGTAGTGAAGGGTTTCTTGCGACATGATCTTGTTGTGATCAAACCTCGTGAGAAGTTGGGATGGGACCACGATACAGACTTGGAAATCAAATACAACCGTGCAGGTGAAGAGCATCGCTTACCTGTAGGCAGCGAGCAGCGCTTTCTGTGGTTGAATCTATTGATAGAGCCTTTAGGTAAAGCTCTCTAGCCTTGGCTAAGTTTCCTTCTTTCCATTCCATCCAACCCCAAGCCTACGAACACACAcgggagagagaggggggggggggtcaTGGACTAGTTGAAGTGTCTAATGTGTagtcagagagagagagaaaatactCACAAACCACACAGGCTGATGTCTTGAATCCAGTTCTGATGCTCTCTTGAAGAGGACGCGTGCTAAATTTGCAGTCGAGTATCTGTATTCTAGCAGCGCAAGCGACTGCAGAAGCACCGGATCTCTCGGATTCACAGCATGCCCTATCATCATAAGCTTCCGTGCTAAGTCTACGTTTCCTAAATTACCTTCAAAGACTCCCCAAACATGCCAAGCGAACCTATTCTTGGGACTCGACTGAACAGCTTTCTACATTAATGAAAAACATCAAACAGCATTCTCTCAGACCAAAAACAGAGTTCTTGAACAAGCAGAAAAATCAAGTGATTTTCAAGAGCATACCTCAAAAAGCCTTCTAGCAGCGTATATATTCTCCTGCTTTGCCTCAAGCTGAGCCCACGCCTTCACAACGAATACACAACTTTCAGTGATAAAATAGTCGACAAAACCATCAGAATCAGAGATTCCTGATAACTTACTAGCCAACTAGCACAGCTTCTAGGATTGCACTTTGTTGCCTGCTTGAAGAGATAACGAGCTTGTTCATACCGTTTTGATCTAACTTCAAGAAGAGCGAGTGTTTGGTAAATGTACTCGTTTCCACCACAGAACTTGAGGGCTTTGCCTAGAAGGTGCCTTGCTTTCTTGATATTTCCCTCCTTCATCTCCATGACTGCCCATCCGTGCCAGGCCGCAATGTGCTTCTTGTCAGCAACTGTGGCAGCATCAAAAAGTTCTCTAGCTCTCCTTATGTTGCCCATCCTACTCTCAAGAACAGCCCAACACTAGTACAGAAGGAAAAAGAACTCAAGTTTTACTTTGGAtgtctctctatctctctttctctctcctcatcTTATGTTGGCTTCCAACAAATCAACTCACttatctctctcctctctctttaTGTATGATGTGAAATTAAAAGATTATAATTTCTTCCAACATGCTAGTTTATCTCCCTCCTTCTCTTCATGTATGGTTTGCAATTAAAACATTATAATTTCTTTCTATAATGTTTATCCACATTAACTCTTGGCATGGACTAAACAAAACATTATTGGATCTCTCTCTCCCTTCCTCTCTATATCTTCATGTGTCTTTCATGTATGATATGCAATTAAAACATTACAATCCATATCCCAGCTTGCAACTAACCTTTGATCTCTTTCTCAACCTATCAATTAACTAAATCTTGAAAATGATCAAACATCCATAAACAGAACCGCAGTAAAACCAATACCGAACACTGTGTTTTCTTGTAATCTAAATATCGTATGAAGAAAGCATTTACCAACCTGCCAAATGTATGAGTTTTCTCCTTGTGTAGCTTGGCACCCCTTTTCATATACAACCCTGGCTTCATTCATCTTAGACTGTTTGCACAAAGTCTTCCCCAGTGCCACATAGGGCCTCCCATCTTCTGGCCAATAGTTTATAcacttcaaaaattcacatgATCACACATCAATTAAGCTctccaaaatgtatcaagaaaCTCAAATGAAAGCAAGATGCAGGCTCAATGCTAGTACAATGCAAGCTCTACTAATTATAATCAACTAAAAAAAACATGTAGGCTCAATGAATATTTCACCAAACAAGTTACACTCAACTCAAAAATGATGTAGCCCAACTAGAAATGAACTTCAAATATCACAAAGTTCTAGCACACATACATATGCATATAAAATAGGGGTGTACTCGAACCAATATCTACCTTCCTAAGTATCTCCTCTGCCTCTTGAAACCGATAATTCCGCGCCAAAAGCTTAGCTTTGTACAAAGCCAAATCCAAATTCACCAAAAGGAGCTTCTCCTCGGAGCTAGGCTCCACCAACTTAGGCTCAAAAATCGGCATCTTCTTCGCGAACCGCGATAGCCCTTGGTCGATTTTCGAAGAGGCTGCGCTCTCCTTCAGCTTAATCCCACTCCCACCATCAGCTTCACCTCTCGGTTCCTCCATAACCGGCCTCCGAACAACGAGCAATTCCTCTAGAGATTTCTTGGCCTTGATGATCTCCTCATCAAATCCATCTCCATATTCCTCCATTTCAGCTTTGGATGCAGAGTTTTGAGGGTTCTCCTGAAGAGCTGGAGGTGATGACGAGTCATGAGAGTGTATGTGTAGCAAAACTCGTTGTGTTGGGGAAGAATTGGGGGCTTTCAAGGGTGTGATGAGATGGAATTTTGAGTAGTTGGGGTTTTGGGAAGGTGAGAAGAGAGTGAATTTTGAGCTTGAAGAAGTAGTAGAAGAGGAAGAGAAGATGCTCATTTcccttttttgtttcttttcttcttcttcttcttcttcagtgATTTAACAGATAAAACTGTAAGCTTTCTTCATGAAAATGTGTTTGGGCTGTTGAATGACCTAAATGCCCTTGTATTTTAGTGGAGAAATTTCAGTGATTGAGGAACCACAGAAAAATGTAAGTTTTTTCTCAATGAAGAAGATGATCCAATGTCCTAAAAAATGCACAGCTGGTTAACTTGCTTTTTCCTCTATGTAGCttttggtgtgtgtgtgtgagagacaTAGAGGAAGAGAGTAGTAATGATTATGGACAAATGGGGCATATAGGATTTTCAACAAAATAGAAGCCACTGGTTAGAAATTGGCCAGGTAGCCCAAACTATGGATGGCTCAGACAATTATCTGAGAAGTAGATTTTCTTTGCCACGTGGCAGTCTTTTGTTGGAAGATGTAAATATCAAAAAGTGATCTTTCATCAAGTaaagtttttttataaataataaagcaTGGTAGTCTTTTGAAAAGCAAAATTGTCATACATGTCTCGTAatcttattttgatttatttgtatttaaattaagaaaagttaggCAATTATTTTTCacgaaattttttaatttctgaaaACTGAGTAGGGTCGTCGTAAATGAGTTTATGACTTTATGTGCTAGTAATAGacaaaaatatacacaaattaaCGAACTCGTTGAAGTTTCAAGTAGCGAAAAGTTTATGGGATGACAGAAACAAAAACAATGCTTAGTTTATCATGCTTGTTAACAACAAAACATGAATATAACTACGAAACTCTTACAGACTTTATATCACAAAATTAAGGTATGTGCCACTGAAGCAGAAAACTCACACTCAATTAATTTCCATGACAATAAAGCAAAGCCAAAAGCAGCAGTAACATGTTATGAGGTGAAAATAGCCACAGATTATTACATATGACAAGTACAATCAAATTGCAGCTCAGTTACCACAGCAAAAACTTGTAATAGAAATAAACCTGATCTAAGTTCCAAGCCATCTCCTTTTTCTAGCTGGTCTTTCTAGCCTAGCATCAGCATTTTCAACGATCAATTCCGGCAGCAAGGAGAAAGTCTTCTCACCATCCCTGCTCGTCATTACGGGCTCCTTAAAGCGCTCCCTTCGCCTCTCCATTTTCGTTATAATCTCCTTAATCTTATCATCATCCAATTTCGCAACCACTCTGTTATCATTTGAAGTAGTTTCCAGGTTCCCCGAAGCATTGATATGTGATTCAACTTCATTCTGCATTTCTTCAGCAATGATCTGGCCTTCCTCAATGTCCAGAGAGTGGTTCTGATGATATTTCGAGAACTTACTCGGCTGATTTCTGTGGCTAAGACCAGCATCTACCTCTCCTTCATCTGGTTTGAATTTGTCCATGTCTTCAGAATTATTTGGTTTCTTGTTGTCAGTCAAACCCGCGAGGTCACTCTTACCATAGTATGTATCTTCTCCGGCTTCGGTGGTTCTTCTTATAGAGGACTGAAAGGTGCACTGCCACATGTGGACATCAAAATCAAATGTTCTACAATATATAGTGAAGAATGATGACCGGATCGTTCTGAACAAATAATACAGATCATGCAAACAGCACAGAATATCACTGACAAGTTATGGAAACTAAAGAACAGCTAAAAGAAAACAATTTGAGATAGCAAGCATAAACTATACAAACAAGCAAGGAGGATGATTTTTCATATTCAAATTTAACTTGTCAGTAGTACTACAACCATATTAAAAACCATAATGAAGGCATTATGGAGGTACTAATTGGTCATTCGAGACCGCAAGGAAGAATTCAATTCTTATAAACAAAACCACATGCATAACAAACGGATCAGTTTCAGATACCTTGTGAGCTTAACATCAACAGTGTGAAAAGCCTTATCATGATATGAATGAAAAAGAATCAATTGTCACCATCTAGATAAATTATGCATGTGAAGATTATTATGCACATAGCTGAGGTATATACCATTTGATGAAAAATTCAGACCAAATGTGGTTTTCAGTTGTGCAAATTAGAACAAGTAAAGTTATTGcctgaaaataaaatttaacataCTAGTATGGGGTTTCTAACTTTTGCAACATAAATAACACAACAAATGTATAATAAAAACATAATCATTGATCATTACTATTAGCAGATGATATTATAGATTAGACACTCAATAGATCCAAATGAATAATTTAAGAAGATGCtaattctatttcaattttcaagaGTAAACTGTTAGCAGGGAGAAAGTTTCAAAATATATCGCATACCCTGTGCAAAGCTTATCACAGCAAGGACTAAGCGACCTAACCACATCCAACCTTCTGCCAGAGAACTAACAATTTGGAACAAGTGTGTATCAAAGAAGGTTCAAGAGTTTCAAAAAGAATATGGCAGCAACAAGGAAACTATCTTGGACCTAAAAGGGGTGCCACAACCTCAACGGATTTACATGCTACAAGATCAACTAGATCCACAAATTAGAGGCGATCCCAACTAGATACCACTGATGATAGAACATTGATGTCATTAAATATGAAGTCAAAGAAGCACTTACATCAACACCATGTGCCTGCATATTAGATTCCTCAACATAAATTACTGATAGTTGGAAAATTTTGCATCACAAATATAATTGTGAGAACAAGCGTATGCAATGATAGAGGGGAATGCAGTAGGATTGACAACACTGTATTAAAATATGCTTGCCCTACAAATATAAGGCACTTGCTTATATTTAACACAATGGTAAATATAATTGGCCTCAATTTCCTCAATTTTACCTTTCTTCCCATAACTAAAAAGCGATCAACTGAATCTTGGTTAATCGGATGCATATGAGCATGACCATTAAGTTTTGTGGATTCATGACACCCATCAAAATGATTACCACTATCTTCTCCCAATATATTGGAGTTCCGCCTACCCATTTCTCTTTCACGAAGTCCAACAATACAAACAGATGCAGGTCTATCACCAGTCTCGTCATTCTTCGAAATTCGTTTAGAATAATTATGGGATGGCTCCTCAGAGGTGATGACAATATTGGCCTGCTGCCTGGACTTGCATACATTTTCCTTTGGAAGGAAGACCTCAGAGTGTAGATTGCCTCTTCTCCCAACAAAATGATCCTGACACCGACCATCCTTGATGCTTTCTCTTCTGAAATTGGCGTTTGAAGATGGTTGGCAGTCTCTTTCTTTGACATGAAAATCCTCAGGGGAACGATACCTGAGGCTTTCTCTGGGAACAGAAGTGGTGACATCAGTACAATACTGATCATATTCTATGTGCATTTCTTTCCATGAGCACCTCATGTTTCTTTGAACAACCCCAGTTTTTGGCCCAGAAGCTCCTAGAAAGTCCCCCCTGCCAGAAGCATAAGGTTCCTTATAAGAATAAAAAGGAAAAGGCCGATGCTTGATGTTCCTCCTGTCATTAACCTTATTCTCAATATAGCAGAGATTTTCTGAGCTATTCAGAGGACTATGACGTCTTCTATTGCCCCTTGAAGAGCTCTCGACTTCTCGTCTATCATGAGCTACATTCCAATCATATCCACAATCAAAATGATCATGGCCTCCACCACTACTTGGGAGAATTCGTCTATGCTTTCCTTCCACAAATCTGTCATGTAGTGGTGACAGAGAGTCTTGTCTGGTTCCACTCCTGAGATGCCAGCTTTCTCCTTTATACAAGAACTGAGTGCCTCTTTGGTCAGCTGCAGAGGAGTACTTCAGTGATAGGTTCTTTAACGCCACGCTATAACCCTGAAAATGATGTTTCCTCTGATTATGATACCTATCATATTCCTTAGGTTCATAATCAATCTGACTACTTCTCTTGTAAAGAAAATTTCGTCTTTCCCTAGCATTGTGACCTTCAGGGGGACCTGCTTTGTATCTATTATTTGGATTGTCCCACCAGTATTGGTCTTTCATGAATGGCTGGCCCATATGATGATCAGGCAAACGTTCACCTGAGTAAGTCAACATTCTTTCTGAGTGGCCTCGGTAAAGAATATCACTCTCAATATATTTGTGATCTATTATTGCTCTCTCTTTTTCATAGTTAACATGCCTGTTATAGAGATGCTTGG from Salvia splendens isolate huo1 chromosome 4, SspV2, whole genome shotgun sequence encodes the following:
- the LOC121799790 gene encoding protein high chlorophyll fluorescent 107-like — protein: MSIFSSSSTTSSSSKFTLFSPSQNPNYSKFHLITPLKAPNSSPTQRVLLHIHSHDSSSPPALQENPQNSASKAEMEEYGDGFDEEIIKAKKSLEELLVVRRPVMEEPRGEADGGSGIKLKESAASSKIDQGLSRFAKKMPIFEPKLVEPSSEEKLLLVNLDLALYKAKLLARNYRFQEAEEILRKCINYWPEDGRPYVALGKTLCKQSKMNEARVVYEKGCQATQGENSYIWQCWAVLESRMGNIRRARELFDAATVADKKHIAAWHGWAVMEMKEGNIKKARHLLGKALKFCGGNEYIYQTLALLEVRSKRYEQARYLFKQATKCNPRSCASWLAWAQLEAKQENIYAARRLFEKAVQSSPKNRFAWHVWGVFEGNLGNVDLARKLMMIGHAVNPRDPVLLQSLALLEYRYSTANLARVLFKRASELDSRHQPVWFAWGWMEWKEGNLAKARELYLKALSIDSTTESAARCLQAWGVLEQRVGNLSAARRLFRSSLNINSQSYVTWMTWASLEEDQGNSIRAEEIRNLYFQQRTEIVDDASWIMGFLDIIDPAVDSIKRLLNLEKGDTTTEERVAREQFGGVSADNGEGNAAGSGSGFDLNEFVRQKLSLDPSNLEVRFAPSSWSKSSASATKVRRSEGNNANAVAKE
- the LOC121799791 gene encoding uncharacterized protein LOC121799791 isoform X2, with translation MKRVHEMAQVRRTSRKGDEDDRNRFISRGSEDNQPNYGRKHGGQKITPERHTAASYPVPLDLDKCGSVQISDSVEDSPCEVSVCDSDGISEASDDTNRRKSRCISNKVSSAREPEPVKSSLRERGQGYSSSPRSAALGSRYFGKSPKRSRHSSPSLDCELTDQKYRPPKPSERRGVRRGGTRDGGYRERWKDSMREYSDQPKKSNYGPYFKNRPDEDASYATDAKHLYNRHVNYEKERAIIDHKYIESDILYRGHSERMLTYSGERLPDHHMGQPFMKDQYWWDNPNNRYKAGPPEGHNARERRNFLYKRSSQIDYEPKEYDRYHNQRKHHFQGYSVALKNLSLKYSSAADQRGTQFLYKGESWHLRSGTRQDSLSPLHDRFVEGKHRRILPSSGGGHDHFDCGYDWNVAHDRREVESSSRGNRRRHSPLNSSENLCYIENKVNDRRNIKHRPFPFYSYKEPYASGRGDFLGASGPKTGVVQRNMRCSWKEMHIEYDQYCTDVTTSVPRESLRYRSPEDFHVKERDCQPSSNANFRRESIKDGRCQDHFVGRRGNLHSEVFLPKENVCKSRQQANIVITSEEPSHNYSKRISKNDETGDRPASVCIVGLREREMGRRNSNILGEDSGNHFDGCHESTKLNGHAHMHPINQDSVDRFLVMGRKSSIRRTTEAGEDTYYGKSDLAGLTDNKKPNNSEDMDKFKPDEGEVDAGLSHRNQPSKFSKYHQNHSLDIEEGQIIAEEMQNEVESHINASGNLETTSNDNRVVAKLDDDKIKEIITKMERRRERFKEPVMTSRDGEKTFSLLPELIVENADARLERPARKRRWLGT
- the LOC121799791 gene encoding uncharacterized protein LOC121799791 isoform X1 — translated: MKRVHEMAQVRRTSRKGDEDDRNRFISRGSEDNQPNYGRKHGGQKITPERHTAASYPVPLDLDKCGSVQISDSVEDSPCEVSVCDSDGISEASDDTNRRKSRCISNKVSSAREPEPVKSSLRERGQGYSSSPRSAALGSRYFGKSPKRSRHSSPSLDCELTDQKYRPPKPSERRGVRRGGTRDGGYRERWKDSMREYSDQPKKSNYGPYFKNRPDEDASYATDAKHLYNRHVNYEKERAIIDHKYIESDILYRGHSERMLTYSGERLPDHHMGQPFMKDQYWWDNPNNRYKAGPPEGHNARERRNFLYKRSSQIDYEPKEYDRYHNQRKHHFQGYSVALKNLSLKYSSAADQRGTQFLYKGESWHLRSGTRQDSLSPLHDRFVEGKHRRILPSSGGGHDHFDCGYDWNVAHDRREVESSSRGNRRRHSPLNSSENLCYIENKVNDRRNIKHRPFPFYSYKEPYASGRGDFLGASGPKTGVVQRNMRCSWKEMHIEYDQYCTDVTTSVPRESLRYRSPEDFHVKERDCQPSSNANFRRESIKDGRCQDHFVGRRGNLHSEVFLPKENVCKSRQQANIVITSEEPSHNYSKRISKNDETGDRPASVCIVGLREREMGRRNSNILGEDSGNHFDGCHESTKLNGHAHMHPINQDSVDRFLVMGRKCTFQSSIRRTTEAGEDTYYGKSDLAGLTDNKKPNNSEDMDKFKPDEGEVDAGLSHRNQPSKFSKYHQNHSLDIEEGQIIAEEMQNEVESHINASGNLETTSNDNRVVAKLDDDKIKEIITKMERRRERFKEPVMTSRDGEKTFSLLPELIVENADARLERPARKRRWLGT